Proteins found in one Quercus robur chromosome 2, dhQueRobu3.1, whole genome shotgun sequence genomic segment:
- the LOC126714487 gene encoding chalcone synthase translates to MASSLDAIRKAQRAEGPATILAIGTATPSNCVSQADYPDYYFRITKSEHMTELKEKFKRMCDKSMIKKRYMHLNEEILTENPKMCEYMAPSLDARQDIVVVEVPKLGKEAATKAIKEWGQPKSKITHLVFCTTSGVDMPGADYQLTKLLGLRPSVKRLMMYQQGCFAGGTVLRLAKDLAENNRGARVLVVCSEITAVTFRGPSDSHLDSLVGQALFGDGAAAVIIGADPDTKIERPLFQLVSAAQTILPDSDGAIDGHLREVGLTFHLLKDVPGIISKNIEKSLVEAFTPIGISDWNSLFWIAHPGGPAILDQVEIKLGLKEEKLRSTRHVLSEYGNMSSACVLFILDEMRKSSAENGKATTGEGLDWGVLFGFGPGLTVETVVLHSVPVETSH, encoded by the exons ATGGCTTCGTCTTTGGATGCAATCCGTAAGGCTCAGAGAGCAGAAGGTCCAGCCACCATTTTAGCCATTGGCACAGCCACTCCCTCCAACTGTGTCTCTCAGGCTGACTATCCAGATTATTACTTCCGAATCACCAAGAGCGAGCACATGACCGAGTTGAAGGAGAAGTTCAAACGCATGT GTGACAAATCGATGATAAAGAAGCGTTATATGCACTTGAATGAGGAGATTTTGACTGAAAACCCAAAGATGTGTGAGTACATGGCTCCATCACTTGACGCACGTCAagatatagtagtggtggaggttCCAAAGTTGGGAAAAGAAGCAGCAACAAAGGCAATCAAAGAGTGGGGGCAACCCAAATCCAAGATCACCCACCTTGTCTTCTGTACAACCTCAGGTGTAGACATGCCTGGTGCAGATTACCAACTCACCAAGCTCCTTGGCCTTCGACCCTCAGTGAAGAGGCTCATGATGTATCAACAAGGTTGCTTTGCTGGTGGGACTGTGCTTCGTCTTGCTAAGGATTTGGCTGAGAACAACAGGGGTGCTCGTGTTCTTGTGGTTTGCTCTGAGATCACAGCAGTTACTTTTCGTGGACCTTCTGATTCCCACTTGGACTCATTGGTGGGTCAAGCACTTTTTGGCGACGGTGCAGCTGCTGTGATTATTGGGGCTGACCCAGATACTAAAATTGAGCGTCCCCTGTTTCAACTTGTGTCGGCTGCACAGACAATTCTACCAGATTCTGATGGTGCAATCGATGGACATTTACGTGAAGTGGGTCTCACTTTTCACTTGCTAAAAGATGTACCTGGGATTATATCAAAGAACATAGAGAAAAGCTTGGTTGAAGCTTTTACTCCAATTGGTATAAGTGATTGGAACTCTCTGTTCTGGATTGCACACCCAGGTGGTCCTGCCATTCTTGACCAGGTTGAGATCAAGCTAGGACTCAAAGAAGAGAAACTTAGATCGACCCGTCACGTTCTGAGTGAGTATGGGAACATGTCTAGTGCATGTGTGTTGTTTATATTAGATGAAATGAGGAAGAGCTCTGCTGAAAATGGAAAAGCCACCACAGGTGAAGGGTTGGATTGGGGTgttttgtttggatttggaCCTGGTTTGACTGTCGAGACAGTTGTGTTACACAGTGTCCCCGTGGAAACCAGTCACTGA